The proteins below come from a single Cyanobacteriota bacterium genomic window:
- a CDS encoding sulfiredoxin encodes MARIQDIPLNQIHRPLYRQNNPEKVAALMESIAVEGLREPIEVLEVEGRYYGFSGCHRYEACARLGHETIRCRVRRAPRSVLMKHLA; translated from the coding sequence ATGGCCAGAATACAAGACATTCCCTTGAACCAGATTCATCGTCCCCTATATCGTCAGAATAATCCAGAGAAAGTGGCTGCTCTTATGGAGTCGATTGCGGTAGAGGGGCTACGGGAACCAATCGAGGTTTTAGAAGTGGAAGGTCGGTATTATGGCTTTTCTGGCTGTCATCGCTATGAAGCCTGCGCCCGATTGGGCCATGAGACTATTCGATGTCGTGTTCGTCGTGCGCCACGATCGGTACTCATGAAGCACTTAGCTTAG